In Mycobacterium sp. Aquia_216, a genomic segment contains:
- a CDS encoding class I adenylate-forming enzyme family protein: MPTIGGTALSNASRVGEREAIVTAERQWTWRALESDIAATAAALEEFGVRKHDRVAILSPNSAEFIIASHAASRVGAIVVPVNTRLAAPELAHILNDSGSTVLAFSPADAQLAEAASRIAASATLLSLGPSSRYPDLLAGGYGDPVHEDRAVEQDDAFILYTSGTTGKPKGVLLDHHRAVWAAMAQIVSLGLRDGDRYLHLAPMYHSGGMTYLNATTLLGGTHIVVPKFDAGTVLELVEQHRATWLFAVPTMYQRILNTYEGNSADLTSWRVGIFGAAPMPAASIERLLAAFPHVSFFQQCGQTEAGPTGIYSTMEQVRSRPQSSGHLAQPFVEARVVDPGGNDTPPGQVGELVFRGEAITKGYWNQPQATADVIRDGWLHTGDLMQVYDDGAMRLVDRLRDVIITGGRNVYSAEVELAIADHPEVTDVAVIGRPDPEWGETVVAFITAADGSDVTPASIRQYCASRIADYKIPREFIFAVVPRNGGGKLQKHLLRNQLSLNAPPERDPSSRRTADDRRPAIK; encoded by the coding sequence ATGCCGACCATTGGCGGAACGGCATTGTCGAATGCCAGCCGGGTGGGCGAACGCGAGGCGATCGTCACGGCGGAGCGACAGTGGACTTGGCGTGCGCTGGAAAGCGACATTGCCGCCACGGCGGCCGCGCTCGAGGAGTTCGGGGTGCGCAAACATGATCGCGTCGCCATTCTTTCACCGAACTCTGCGGAATTCATCATTGCGTCGCATGCCGCGTCGCGCGTCGGCGCGATCGTCGTGCCGGTGAATACCAGGTTGGCCGCACCAGAACTCGCCCACATCCTGAACGATTCCGGCAGCACCGTGTTGGCGTTCAGCCCGGCCGACGCGCAGCTGGCCGAGGCCGCAAGTCGGATAGCGGCATCGGCCACCTTGCTCTCATTGGGACCGTCGTCACGCTATCCCGACCTGCTGGCCGGTGGATACGGCGATCCCGTGCATGAAGATCGTGCCGTCGAGCAAGACGACGCATTCATCTTGTACACCTCGGGTACTACCGGGAAGCCCAAGGGCGTGTTGCTCGATCACCATCGCGCGGTTTGGGCGGCGATGGCCCAGATTGTTTCGTTGGGCCTGCGCGACGGCGATCGCTACCTGCACCTGGCGCCCATGTACCACTCGGGCGGAATGACCTATCTGAACGCCACAACTCTGCTCGGCGGGACCCACATCGTCGTGCCGAAGTTTGATGCCGGCACCGTGCTGGAGCTGGTGGAACAACACCGTGCCACATGGCTATTCGCCGTTCCGACCATGTATCAGCGAATCCTGAATACCTACGAGGGCAACAGCGCCGACTTGACCTCGTGGCGCGTCGGCATTTTCGGCGCGGCGCCGATGCCGGCGGCGTCCATCGAGCGGCTACTGGCCGCCTTTCCTCACGTCTCGTTCTTCCAGCAGTGCGGTCAGACCGAAGCCGGACCAACCGGCATTTACTCGACGATGGAACAGGTACGGTCTCGGCCGCAGTCATCCGGCCACCTTGCGCAGCCCTTCGTCGAGGCCCGAGTCGTCGACCCGGGTGGTAACGACACACCGCCCGGGCAAGTGGGAGAACTGGTTTTTCGTGGCGAGGCCATCACCAAGGGGTACTGGAACCAGCCTCAAGCCACTGCAGACGTGATCCGCGACGGCTGGCTACACACCGGCGATTTGATGCAGGTGTATGACGACGGTGCGATGCGTTTGGTCGACCGGTTGCGAGATGTGATCATTACCGGCGGACGCAATGTGTACTCGGCCGAGGTCGAACTAGCCATCGCGGACCACCCCGAGGTGACCGATGTTGCGGTGATCGGCCGACCGGACCCGGAATGGGGCGAAACGGTCGTAGCGTTCATCACCGCCGCCGACGGATCCGATGTCACGCCGGCCTCGATACGGCAATATTGCGCTTCTCGGATCGCGGATTACAAGATCCCGCGTGAGTTCATTTTCGCGGTCGTCCCGCGCAATGGTGGTGGAAAGCTCCAAAAGCACCTGTTGCGGAACCAGTTGAGCCTCAATGCACCACCGGAGAGGGATCCGTCGTCTCGCCGCACGGCAGACGATCGCCGGCCTGCCATCAAGTGA
- a CDS encoding spirocyclase AveC family protein: MSTVAADHRKSLAVPAPPRQVPAPVILAVIGALVAGYALWTWVAWLASGPTQITAARDPGAPSWWVARTYETIVAATAVVISVYVVRQCLQQRRLIFDAVIIIAGFFTLFWDPMVNWMQPNFMYSSQWLNLNTWVAQAPGVVNPTAGLMPQPVFIMFIYPFGLLGFSIILNHGMSAVHRRLPQISTFALLAFAYAYGLFLGFCLEAPTFLFNLWGLPGAPAAFSLFSNGQRYAWAEYLTTGIVFTTFAAVRYFRNDKGQTITERGLESFRPAARTAVSVLATVAVFAMSMWALLLVQIPAGLHASPYPTDYPAHLINGLCNIPGNPYSSAPTAYGPCPGTPGFRMPVNNTFFPNTGR; the protein is encoded by the coding sequence ATGTCCACTGTCGCAGCGGATCACCGCAAATCCCTGGCCGTACCGGCACCGCCCCGGCAGGTACCGGCCCCGGTCATCTTGGCCGTCATCGGCGCCTTGGTCGCCGGTTACGCGCTCTGGACCTGGGTAGCCTGGCTGGCTTCGGGCCCGACCCAGATCACCGCCGCCCGTGACCCCGGTGCGCCCTCCTGGTGGGTGGCACGCACCTACGAGACGATCGTGGCCGCGACTGCAGTCGTGATCAGTGTTTACGTTGTGCGGCAATGTCTTCAGCAGCGGCGGCTGATTTTCGACGCGGTCATCATCATCGCCGGGTTTTTCACACTGTTCTGGGACCCGATGGTCAACTGGATGCAGCCGAACTTCATGTACAGCTCGCAATGGCTCAACCTCAACACCTGGGTAGCCCAGGCCCCGGGTGTGGTGAACCCGACCGCCGGGCTGATGCCGCAACCGGTGTTCATCATGTTCATCTATCCGTTCGGCCTGTTGGGATTCTCGATCATCCTCAACCACGGCATGTCCGCCGTGCACCGGCGGCTTCCCCAGATCAGCACCTTCGCGCTGCTGGCATTCGCCTACGCCTACGGGCTGTTCCTGGGCTTCTGCCTCGAGGCGCCTACTTTCCTGTTCAACTTGTGGGGCTTGCCCGGCGCGCCCGCGGCGTTCTCCCTTTTCTCCAACGGTCAGCGCTACGCGTGGGCCGAATACCTTACCACCGGAATCGTTTTCACCACGTTCGCCGCCGTGCGGTACTTTCGCAATGACAAGGGTCAGACGATCACCGAACGCGGCTTGGAATCGTTTCGGCCTGCCGCGCGCACCGCCGTCAGCGTTTTGGCCACCGTCGCGGTATTCGCGATGTCAATGTGGGCCCTGCTGCTGGTTCAGATCCCCGCCGGTCTGCACGCCTCGCCCTACCCGACGGACTACCCGGCCCACCTGATCAACGGCCTGTGCAACATCCCGGGCAATCCATACTCGAGCGCACCCACCGCCTATGGTCCCTGCCCTGGCACTCCGGGTTTCCGGATGCCGGTCAACAACACGTTCTTCCCCAACACCGGTCGCTGA
- a CDS encoding TetR/AcrR family transcriptional regulator, which produces MDATTAGIVSAARAVFARYGVARTRMADIAKEAQLARQTLYDFVTGRDELIGLALVACCGELQQRLDAALADGPSDLRERFVEVLARAVEIASSDEEFGALADALPRETVDRIIGGASAVQALLAKSLRPVLEQAASAGQLRQGVVVDEASQWLLGVISFALLRENHDAVALRNEFQTYAVPSVFADS; this is translated from the coding sequence ATGGACGCCACCACCGCCGGGATCGTCAGCGCCGCACGGGCAGTGTTCGCCCGCTATGGCGTGGCGCGCACTCGTATGGCCGACATCGCCAAGGAGGCGCAGCTGGCGCGCCAGACCTTGTACGACTTCGTCACTGGCCGTGACGAACTGATCGGGCTCGCGCTGGTGGCCTGCTGTGGCGAATTGCAGCAGCGCCTGGATGCGGCCTTGGCCGACGGGCCTTCCGACCTACGCGAACGTTTCGTCGAAGTCCTCGCCCGCGCTGTTGAAATCGCCAGCAGTGATGAAGAATTCGGGGCATTGGCGGACGCGCTGCCACGCGAGACCGTCGATCGGATCATTGGCGGTGCTAGCGCTGTGCAGGCGCTGCTGGCCAAGAGTTTGCGACCGGTGCTCGAGCAGGCGGCCAGTGCCGGACAGCTCCGGCAGGGTGTCGTGGTTGACGAAGCAAGCCAGTGGCTGCTCGGCGTGATCAGCTTCGCCCTGCTGCGGGAAAATCATGACGCCGTAGCGCTGCGCAACGAGTTTCAGACCTACGCGGTGCCGTCAGTCTTCGCCGACAGCTAG
- a CDS encoding protoporphyrinogen/coproporphyrinogen oxidase, with product MTANAHDELADRGPVFIVGAGPSGLTAAYRLRAQGIPAVILEKRDRTGGMIHTHREQGYLMEEGATILPSAYEPVVKLAHEIGSGDDLIAAGSIIGFARDDTIYNLRSDHLFLDVLKTPLVSLKSKALMARFGIDATRASKLLNYEDLSRASAFDTMTPREYCSLHLGLSGEVYDYVINSTVRGVLGVRGDAISNLELFFMLYNILGSKLYAFREGYSTYVDRLSEGMDIRLNTLVHEIREETDGVIVTWTDADGVTHTESGAGAVVTARGDTIPDLVPGHFDAASEAFLRSLRYTKCVVMNTGVTRKPKGIVASVINIPEPVDPDLMGFTCEHNKAPGRAPEGHGLLDILTMTEFAEQIIDEDDDTIRTQILRRMEKLIPGVTDTVDYTRIARWNEVIVYSRPGLYKELGQFQARQAPVTSRIQLAGVFRSSSNMCTATVSGERAAAELLAQLRTPRRRFVAV from the coding sequence ATGACCGCTAACGCCCATGACGAACTCGCCGACCGCGGACCGGTCTTCATCGTCGGTGCCGGGCCGTCCGGCCTCACCGCGGCCTATCGTCTTCGGGCGCAGGGGATTCCGGCCGTCATTTTGGAGAAACGCGACCGTACTGGCGGCATGATCCACACCCACCGCGAACAGGGGTACCTGATGGAGGAGGGGGCGACGATTCTGCCGAGTGCTTACGAGCCGGTGGTCAAACTCGCCCACGAGATTGGTAGCGGTGATGATCTGATCGCGGCGGGCTCGATCATCGGCTTCGCGCGTGATGACACCATCTACAACCTGCGCTCGGATCACCTGTTTCTCGACGTCCTCAAGACGCCGCTGGTATCGCTGAAGTCCAAGGCGCTGATGGCCCGCTTCGGTATCGACGCGACGCGCGCAAGCAAGCTGCTCAACTACGAAGACCTCTCTCGTGCTTCGGCATTCGACACCATGACGCCCCGCGAATACTGCTCACTGCACCTCGGCCTGTCCGGGGAGGTGTACGACTACGTCATCAATTCGACGGTGCGCGGAGTGCTGGGTGTGCGCGGCGATGCCATCTCGAACCTGGAGTTGTTCTTCATGCTCTACAACATCCTGGGCAGCAAGTTGTACGCGTTCCGTGAGGGATACTCGACCTACGTCGACCGTCTCTCCGAAGGCATGGACATCCGGCTCAACACCTTGGTCCATGAGATCAGGGAAGAGACCGACGGAGTGATCGTCACCTGGACTGACGCCGATGGCGTCACCCACACCGAATCGGGTGCAGGGGCGGTTGTTACGGCGCGCGGCGATACCATCCCCGACCTGGTACCCGGCCATTTCGATGCGGCTTCGGAGGCGTTTTTGCGCAGTCTGCGCTACACCAAGTGCGTCGTGATGAACACCGGCGTGACCCGCAAGCCCAAGGGCATCGTGGCGTCGGTGATCAACATTCCCGAGCCGGTCGACCCTGACTTGATGGGCTTCACCTGCGAGCACAACAAGGCGCCGGGCCGAGCACCGGAGGGTCACGGCTTGCTCGACATCCTGACCATGACCGAATTCGCCGAACAGATCATCGACGAGGACGACGACACCATCCGCACCCAGATCCTGCGCAGGATGGAAAAGTTGATCCCCGGTGTCACCGACACCGTGGACTACACGCGCATCGCCCGGTGGAATGAAGTGATCGTCTACAGCAGGCCGGGGCTCTACAAGGAACTCGGGCAGTTTCAGGCCCGGCAGGCGCCCGTCACCTCGCGAATCCAGTTGGCCGGGGTGTTCCGGTCGTCGTCGAATATGTGCACCGCGACAGTATCCGGTGAGCGGGCCGCGGCAGAGTTACTGGCACAACTGCGTACGCCGCGGCGGCGTTTCGTCGCGGTGTAG
- a CDS encoding aminoglycoside phosphotransferase family protein gives MPSIAAVAEIGSAVARASAAIVYEKIARPRPTSLDQVPPSPAALTTEWLTAALCSGTPGARVERFILGPKNDGTSARRTVEVVYNETGSQAGLPVHLFTKSSPTLLTRLVTTTGNLLPAEHAFYSVIRRELDIEAPAGYYAAWDPKSNRSLFIMEDVTRTRGAKTDTILTRHFTREQAEDAVDLLARLHANYWDQPGLTSRFGWLMDPHSWQLRLHKLMLMDRCAVVGFDRAEHVMPPEIFLRRDDFVEVLLRSRRVSADGPRTIVHSDVHAGNWYLTGDGRVGLFDWQCMLHGFGAQDIAYALIGNLTIAHRRAWERDLLEFYRERLGEHGVASVPDSETLWLRYRQMIPHAMFMWLGTIGSNKLQPQMQKPEISLANIERSAQACADLDAFAALGM, from the coding sequence ATGCCCTCCATCGCCGCCGTTGCCGAAATCGGGTCCGCCGTGGCAAGGGCGTCGGCCGCTATCGTCTACGAAAAGATCGCCCGGCCGCGACCGACCAGCCTCGACCAAGTACCACCGTCACCGGCGGCGCTGACCACCGAATGGCTTACCGCCGCATTGTGTTCCGGAACGCCCGGCGCACGGGTCGAGCGGTTTATCTTGGGCCCAAAGAACGACGGCACTTCCGCACGTAGAACCGTCGAAGTGGTCTACAACGAGACGGGAAGCCAGGCTGGACTGCCCGTGCACCTGTTCACCAAGTCCTCTCCGACCCTATTGACCCGGCTGGTCACGACCACGGGCAACCTGCTGCCCGCCGAGCACGCGTTCTACAGCGTGATCCGGCGCGAACTCGACATTGAGGCGCCGGCCGGCTACTACGCCGCCTGGGATCCCAAATCCAATCGATCGCTATTCATCATGGAGGACGTGACACGAACTCGGGGGGCCAAGACCGACACGATCCTCACCCGGCACTTCACCCGGGAACAGGCCGAGGACGCCGTCGATCTGCTCGCAAGACTGCACGCCAATTACTGGGATCAGCCCGGCCTGACGAGCCGGTTCGGCTGGCTGATGGACCCGCACTCGTGGCAGCTTCGACTTCACAAGCTGATGCTGATGGACCGCTGCGCTGTCGTCGGGTTCGATCGTGCCGAGCACGTGATGCCACCCGAGATCTTCTTGCGCAGAGATGATTTCGTCGAAGTGCTGCTGCGCAGCAGGCGCGTTTCGGCCGACGGACCACGTACCATCGTGCACAGCGACGTCCATGCCGGCAACTGGTACCTCACCGGCGACGGTCGGGTCGGACTGTTCGACTGGCAGTGCATGCTGCACGGCTTCGGCGCCCAGGACATCGCGTACGCGTTGATCGGCAACCTGACGATCGCGCATCGACGGGCCTGGGAACGCGACCTCCTGGAGTTCTACCGCGAACGTCTGGGTGAGCACGGTGTCGCGAGTGTGCCCGACTCCGAGACCCTCTGGCTGCGCTATCGCCAGATGATCCCCCATGCAATGTTTATGTGGCTCGGCACTATTGGCTCCAATAAGCTGCAGCCGCAGATGCAGAAGCCAGAAATCAGCCTGGCCAATATCGAGCGCTCGGCGCAGGCGTGTGCCGACCTCGACGCGTTCGCCGCCCTGGGCATGTGA
- a CDS encoding TetR/AcrR family transcriptional regulator: protein MATENMGAPVPEQVLVAARRSFARYGVDRTTMDDIAKESGIGRTGLYRLGLTRPEITEAAIVTRLRELGEGIRPIADRDAPFDELLLETSIATVDAARSDPELRHLLDTTTTVSLHRLITGHESAMQGIVLDVLGPMLRRARERGEIRPEVSDDRVVEWLRGVYLMLILREDLDADAEKSLVADFVLPSLVVNRTTPRKRVKR from the coding sequence ATGGCTACCGAAAACATGGGCGCTCCCGTCCCGGAGCAGGTGCTGGTCGCTGCCCGCCGTAGTTTCGCGCGCTACGGAGTCGACCGAACCACGATGGACGACATCGCCAAGGAATCGGGTATAGGGCGCACCGGCCTCTACCGGCTCGGCCTGACCCGCCCCGAGATCACCGAAGCCGCGATCGTGACCAGACTGCGTGAACTGGGGGAGGGCATCCGGCCGATCGCCGACCGCGACGCCCCGTTCGACGAGTTGCTGCTGGAGACCTCGATCGCCACGGTGGACGCGGCCCGCTCCGATCCGGAACTGCGACACCTGCTGGACACCACCACAACCGTTTCCCTGCACCGGCTGATCACCGGCCACGAATCGGCCATGCAGGGAATCGTTTTGGATGTCTTGGGCCCGATGCTGCGGCGTGCTCGCGAGCGCGGCGAGATCCGGCCCGAAGTGAGTGACGACCGCGTCGTCGAGTGGCTGCGTGGTGTCTACCTGATGTTGATCCTGCGGGAGGATCTCGACGCTGACGCCGAAAAATCCCTCGTCGCCGATTTCGTGCTGCCTTCCCTGGTCGTAAACCGCACGACTCCGAGAAAGAGAGTGAAGAGATGA
- a CDS encoding LLM class flavin-dependent oxidoreductase, with protein sequence MRVGITVDNPDTVVAEARRAEELGFDILGCGEHLFFHGPTPNSFAMLAAAAAVTSRIRLVTSIALLPLYPAVAVAKMASVIDRISGGRFELGVGAGGEYPAEFAAAGVDPATRFHRLDEGLEVIRRLFAGGRVDFEGSYATLSGVALDPAPHQPEGPPIWLGGRKNGALRRAGRHAQVWLPYMVEPKHVGEGLATIRAAAAEHERDADAVSAALFAWTAVDADSTWARTTGVAAVSAAYSQDFSTLADRYLLIGTPEAVIDRLARFAAAGVDTVLIQIAAGSVEHRSRIIETFASRVLPGVRVL encoded by the coding sequence ATGCGAGTCGGGATCACCGTCGACAATCCGGACACGGTCGTGGCCGAGGCGCGTCGCGCCGAGGAACTCGGCTTCGACATTCTCGGCTGTGGTGAACACCTGTTCTTCCACGGCCCGACGCCGAATTCGTTCGCGATGCTGGCCGCTGCAGCGGCAGTGACGTCGCGCATTCGTCTGGTCACGTCGATCGCGTTGCTGCCGCTTTATCCCGCCGTCGCGGTAGCCAAGATGGCGAGCGTCATCGACCGCATTTCGGGTGGCCGGTTCGAACTGGGGGTCGGTGCCGGTGGCGAGTACCCTGCCGAATTCGCCGCGGCCGGTGTCGATCCGGCCACGCGATTCCACCGTCTAGACGAAGGCCTAGAGGTCATCCGGAGGCTCTTCGCCGGCGGCAGGGTCGACTTCGAGGGCAGCTACGCGACGCTCTCCGGCGTTGCTCTCGACCCAGCGCCGCATCAGCCCGAAGGTCCACCGATCTGGTTGGGCGGCCGCAAGAATGGCGCGTTGCGTCGCGCCGGCCGCCACGCCCAGGTATGGCTGCCCTACATGGTCGAACCCAAGCACGTCGGCGAGGGATTGGCCACGATTCGTGCCGCGGCCGCTGAACACGAACGAGACGCGGACGCGGTGTCGGCCGCGCTGTTCGCCTGGACGGCGGTCGACGCGGATTCGACCTGGGCGCGGACTACGGGCGTCGCCGCCGTCAGTGCGGCCTACAGCCAGGACTTTTCGACGCTTGCCGATCGCTACCTGCTGATCGGTACGCCGGAGGCCGTTATCGATCGGCTGGCGCGATTCGCGGCGGCGGGGGTGGACACGGTGCTGATCCAGATTGCCGCAGGTTCGGTAGAGCATCGATCGAGGATCATCGAAACCTTCGCGAGCCGCGTGTTACCCGGTGTCAGAGTTCTTTAG
- a CDS encoding phytoene desaturase family protein, which produces MKATELQDSYDYIVVGGGHNGLSAACTLARSGATVLVLEQQPHLGGLASSGPFLAEAPDHILSLGAMDDMFMSCTTFISDLGLHRYGYRSTPVQAPYGWIGEDGSTLLLFRDLDRTLAEVRRFSAKDARTYAELLPALSWIFDALTTVMPHHPAQLPKAGLGKLMLKLAPSRAIRSQLGRIMSHNLVDLMADTFESDQMRSLATYWGSMIGPIDHDGGGFYCVGLAAVHRKPGVIRPLGGMGAAMAAMAEYATYRGAHIRTSIPVQRVAVTNNRATGVVLGDGTEIGAARGVLAAVPPQLAYGELLADDVLDSATKAKVAILPASGNNSATFKIDVALSGRASYPKGDAQRRKIDDFDIRKTALMTGTFEENIRQLQAIRGGDTLQRPPVYMAVLSANDSGLAPEGQDVVYLAANVPAQPRDGWEKTKAAMSEAIMDSVTQHMDGFDAEIGRIETSPADFGDQFATPNGSYFHVDMTPLRLAMNRPAPGLGGYRSPVHNYFHAGAGSHPGGGVSGWPGRLAAQTALGQHGTQ; this is translated from the coding sequence ATGAAAGCAACCGAGCTTCAAGACAGCTACGACTACATTGTGGTCGGCGGCGGTCATAACGGGCTGAGCGCGGCCTGCACACTGGCCCGTTCCGGGGCCACCGTGCTAGTCCTGGAGCAGCAGCCGCATCTAGGCGGCCTGGCCAGCAGTGGACCGTTTCTGGCCGAGGCCCCCGACCATATCCTGAGCCTGGGCGCGATGGACGACATGTTCATGTCGTGTACGACGTTCATTTCCGATCTCGGCCTGCACCGATATGGCTACCGCAGTACGCCGGTCCAGGCCCCGTACGGCTGGATCGGCGAGGACGGGTCCACACTGCTGCTGTTCCGCGATCTGGATCGCACGCTGGCCGAGGTGCGCCGGTTCTCAGCCAAAGATGCCCGTACTTACGCGGAGCTGCTGCCGGCGCTCTCCTGGATTTTCGACGCACTGACCACGGTCATGCCGCATCATCCCGCGCAACTGCCGAAGGCCGGGTTGGGCAAGCTGATGCTCAAACTGGCTCCGAGTCGGGCGATTCGGAGCCAGTTGGGCCGGATCATGTCGCATAACCTGGTCGACCTGATGGCCGATACCTTCGAGAGCGACCAGATGCGATCGCTTGCCACCTATTGGGGCAGCATGATCGGGCCGATCGATCACGACGGCGGCGGCTTCTACTGCGTCGGCCTGGCCGCGGTGCATCGCAAACCCGGAGTGATCCGCCCCCTCGGCGGGATGGGTGCGGCGATGGCCGCGATGGCGGAGTACGCGACCTACCGCGGCGCCCACATCCGCACCAGCATCCCGGTGCAACGCGTCGCGGTCACCAACAACCGCGCCACCGGTGTCGTACTCGGCGATGGCACCGAGATCGGTGCCGCCCGTGGGGTGCTCGCCGCCGTGCCCCCACAGCTGGCCTACGGCGAGCTGCTTGCCGACGATGTGCTGGATTCGGCGACCAAAGCCAAGGTCGCGATCCTGCCGGCCAGCGGCAACAACTCGGCCACCTTCAAAATCGATGTCGCCCTGTCCGGGCGGGCCAGCTATCCGAAAGGCGATGCGCAGCGGCGCAAAATCGACGACTTCGACATCCGCAAAACCGCCCTGATGACCGGAACGTTCGAGGAGAACATCCGCCAACTGCAGGCCATCCGGGGCGGCGACACGCTACAACGACCCCCGGTCTACATGGCCGTCCTCTCAGCCAATGACTCCGGACTGGCACCGGAGGGCCAGGATGTCGTCTATCTGGCCGCCAATGTCCCGGCCCAACCCCGCGACGGGTGGGAGAAGACAAAAGCCGCAATGTCGGAAGCGATCATGGACTCGGTGACCCAGCACATGGACGGTTTCGATGCCGAGATCGGCCGAATCGAAACCAGCCCTGCCGATTTCGGCGATCAGTTCGCCACCCCGAACGGTTCCTACTTCCACGTCGACATGACCCCGCTGCGGCTGGCGATGAACCGCCCCGCACCGGGCCTCGGCGGCTACCGCTCACCGGTACATAACTACTTCCACGCCGGCGCGGGGTCGCACCCCGGCGGCGGGGTGAGCGGGTGGCCCGGCCGACTCGCTGCCCAAACCGCGCTCGGACAGCACGGCACCCAGTAA
- a CDS encoding spirocyclase AveC family protein, translating into MLFYLWAIRPWRRYRRLTTDAMIALTASTVFFWDMLMNYTSVSLLYNSHLLNRGAWANGSWPTWISPNANRLPEPLLIVPPAYTALVFSQVIIVLWVVRKLKVRWPQLGVPGFVALIVVGLVITDTVIEGLVLRTGAYAYPGGIRTITLFAGQTYQIPMSETVLFDGLALGAIACLSYFSDDRGRTIVERGIDRLNAGTKARQALKFLAIYGAIHIGFVVLYMIPQQWFGTHADAFPAGYPSYMINDMCASGAHRNTCSGPGVPVPARSQKR; encoded by the coding sequence GTGTTGTTCTACCTCTGGGCGATCCGCCCGTGGCGGCGATATCGCAGGCTGACCACCGATGCGATGATCGCGCTCACCGCCTCGACGGTGTTCTTCTGGGACATGCTCATGAACTACACGTCGGTGTCGTTGCTGTACAACTCGCATTTGCTCAATCGCGGTGCGTGGGCCAATGGCTCCTGGCCAACGTGGATCAGCCCGAACGCAAACCGGCTGCCCGAACCGCTGCTCATCGTGCCGCCGGCCTACACCGCGTTGGTGTTCTCCCAGGTGATCATCGTGTTGTGGGTAGTTCGCAAGCTCAAGGTGCGGTGGCCGCAACTGGGGGTCCCTGGCTTTGTCGCGTTGATCGTTGTGGGTCTGGTCATCACCGACACCGTCATTGAAGGACTCGTCTTGCGCACCGGTGCCTATGCGTATCCGGGTGGTATTAGGACGATCACGTTGTTTGCCGGTCAGACGTATCAGATTCCGATGTCGGAGACCGTGTTGTTCGACGGCTTAGCGTTGGGGGCGATCGCCTGTCTGAGTTATTTCAGTGATGACCGCGGACGCACCATTGTCGAGCGCGGCATCGACCGGCTCAACGCCGGCACCAAAGCCAGGCAGGCATTGAAATTCCTCGCCATCTATGGCGCCATCCATATCGGCTTCGTGGTGCTCTACATGATTCCGCAGCAGTGGTTCGGTACCCATGCCGACGCCTTTCCGGCCGGGTATCCGTCCTACATGATCAACGACATGTGCGCCTCTGGCGCCCACCGCAACACATGCTCCGGCCCGGGCGTTCCGGTCCCCGCCCGTAGTCAAAAACGTTGA